The Onthophagus taurus isolate NC chromosome 2, IU_Otau_3.0, whole genome shotgun sequence genome includes a window with the following:
- the LOC111421859 gene encoding uncharacterized protein, translating to MRGSVAADLLSLATRGTFMEQSNKKTLVEVDATPSASRQKSPSTSESVEDITLSPASSSASSVLTSATIELQESIEKLQVKEKKLCGAARKRLRWLLKQGLTLEEARAKATQPISEEEKRAKRPRSESTTPKGPDTKRAATERRSAPSGGNLPQGQKPTVASFKQVLEGKKMGIADSLFPEVNLTTAQMQAIQEVIISRIVDLSEGHEGDIKPKFLGTTFKAGWLVVNCENQETADWIKSVTPTLQPWEGASLMAIDEKELPRATIMNAYFPNSADEKSDRILKIVKGQNEGLNTNEWRVLKRTTEGSSAFLTLSVDHPSVENLKRTNYKVSYKFGQITLRQKSGKPTPQKEEPEPTPGTSGTAKDPKKGKGKVSSEKKGKGKTAAPKIAPAKQ from the coding sequence ATGCGGGGCTCTGTCGCGGCGGACCTCCTTTCCCTAGCTACTCGTGGGACTTTCATGGAACagagtaacaaaaaaactttagtAGAGGTAGATGCAACTCCGAGCGCATCAAGGCAAAAATCGCCTTCAACTAGTGAAAGCGTAGAGGACATCACACTGTCCCCCGCTTCCTCCAGTGCCAGCAGCGTCTTAACGTCTGCGACCATCGAACTTCAGGAGAGCATAGAGAAGCTCCAAGTCAAGGAAAAAAAGTTATGTGGTGCAGCACGGAAAAGGCTCAGGTGGCTGCTCAAACAAGGGCTGACTCTCGAGGAAGCCCGAGCAAAGGCCACACAGCCTATCAGTGAGGAGGAGAAGAGGGCTAAGAGACCTCGCTCCGAAAGCACAACGCCTAAAGGGCCCGACACCAAACGAGCTGCTACTGAAAGGCGTAGCGCTCCTAGCGGAGGCAATCTTCCGCAGGGGCAAAAGCCTACAGTTGCCAGCTTCAAGCAGGTGTTGGAAGGTAAAAAGATGGGTATTGCAGATTCCCTATTTCCAGAGGTGAACCTCACAACAGCCCAAATGCAGGCTATTCAAGAGGTCATCATCTCAAGAATTGTGGACCTTAGCGAGGGACATGAAGGCGACATCAAGCCTAAGTTCCTCGGCACCACATTTAAGGCAGGATGGCTGGTAGTCAACTGCGAAAACCAGGAAACAGCGGACTGGATAAAGTCCGTAACTCCAACCCTACAACCATGGGAGGGCGCATCCCTAATGGCTATCGATGAAAAGGAGCTACCTAGAGCGACTATCATGAACGCCTATTTCCCCAACAGTGCGGATGAAAAATCAGACCGCAttctaaaaattgttaaaggcCAAAACGAAGGCCTGAACACCAACGAATGGAGGGTGCTCAAAAGGACGACCGAAGGCAGCAGTGCCTTTCTTACGTTGTCCGTTGACCATCCCTCCGTAGAGAACCTTAAAAGAACAAACTATAAGGTTAGCTACAAGTTCGGGCAAATCACCCTGAGGCAAAAGAGCGGCAAGCCTACGCCACAGAAAGAAGAACCCGAACCAACACCTGGAACTTCCGGAACCGCCAAGGACCCCAAGAAGGGTAAAGGTAAGGTTAGTTCCGAAAAAAAGGGTAAGGGCAAAACTGCCGCTCCCAAAATTGCACCCGCCAAACAATAA